From the genome of Seriola aureovittata isolate HTS-2021-v1 ecotype China chromosome 18, ASM2101889v1, whole genome shotgun sequence:
CACTAATGAACAAACCAGGCGTGTCTTGAGTCTATGATCCCTCAATATTACCataattatgattatgattgtATACTTCCACACACCTGCTCAGTCCTTGGGTTGCATTTACCTGCCTTCGCTTTTGGCAATTGATTTCCTGCTTCGGAAATGAGTGCCATAACgtttcaggaaaaacaaaaacacacaacacatataaaaacatgatcGCTGTTTGCCCAACATTAATGAAAATGTGAGTCATGTGAGTCATATATTTTGAAGTATATGActcccatacagaaatgtaatatatgacatgtcTGACatatccaaagcctgatatgtCTTATTCCTCTGGGTCCTGGAGCTCCTTcgttgtccaaaaactattaaaagcacaccagtgagccacactgtcgCACTGAgcgacatgttccttcattaccatgaacacacactgtggtttattttgactAAATCCCACATAcactctcctgctgctgtaaataatcactagagcaccaaatatgtattaatccactgctgaaaaccAATGCATTATTTCCTCCACATTGTGTATTGAGAAAAACTACAGTGGccagctgtttcaggaaataACTGAGCCTTTATATCTGTAtatttgtgacacattttttatagatttttgtCTTCAGTTGGAATAAATGTGCTTTGAGCTGAGATTCACACACAGGGTAGAAAAACTAAAGCattgttttttgtgaaatgtaaaataacaccAGCCTGGAATCTAGAGTATGGCTACTGTCTAATGAACAGTTTCTTTTCATAACTGGCTaatacttttaattttaaaccATACCTACTTACTGGGCACCAGTTAATCTTTCAATCAAATCTCATTGGCTGCGTCTTAGTTGTCATGGATACCACACGCCTCTGCAAACATGTTTGATGGGAAAGCAAATGCTCTATCAACTCTTgaacacgcatacacacatctTTGTTGCAAGCATATAGTGATAGTGACATAGTGTATCTGCGGGTCTTtgctgtatttatgtgtgagtgcgagtgtgtgtgtgtgtgtgtgtgcgtgtgtgcgtgtgtgcgtgtgtgtgtgtgcgtgctcatGAAGATGTCAAGCTGGATTCGGGATGAAAGTTTTACCACCACAACCTGTTGCCATAGAGACATGAGAGTGGATTCAACATGTCATGTTTCTCTGGTCTAATTAGTCAGGAAACGTAGAGACTGTGGCATCAGAGCCTCATTTTAAATCAGAGTCAAAGAAGGTACTGAACAAAAGAAGAACTGGTAAACTGTAAATGTAGATGACAAGAGTTCAGAGAAGTAGAGCAACATCACACCTTCTAATCCATCATTTTGATGAGGTTAGAACTTCTGTCACAAACgtaatgtaaatgaatgtaacATCCAGCTTTGAACTTGCAACATATTCCTTCATCTCTCACATCTACCTGCAAAAACTCactttttgtattgtatttatcaATATCCTTAAGACTTGGTTGAACTGACccagaacatgaacatgaacatctgaGCCACATTTTAATCCATTCACCAGTTGTGGGGACATTTCAGTCAGAACCCGAAATGTGAACCTATATGGTGGCACAAGGGAAAAGTCAGTAGGACTCACCGTCTGGAGACAATGAGTATCTATACAAAAGTTAGTGGGCAACCCTTCCAAGTTCTTGACATATTCAAGTCTGGACAAAAGTTGCTTACTGACTGGCATTGCTGTTGCCTGTAGAGTCACGCTGCCAGCACGGCTAAAAAACATTTACGTTAACTTGCTAGTTGTGATTATACATAAGAGATATGTAGACCTTCTGTTAGTAACAACATGTTGCAGTTGGTGAAAAGAACTACAAAAGTGTCAAGTGCCAAATAGCAGCAAAGCCACCATTGCTGGTTGTgcaatgcaaataaaataaagtataactagattaaaaaaaaaaacagctagaAAATCTAActcattaatcaatcaatattaataggtaacattatttaaaaaaaaacaatttaggTTACATTTCCATTTAACTGGTGTGGATACAGTGCTAGTAATGAGGATAATCATCTTGGAATAGTGTGGAATAGTGGAACAGGTTCCTGAATCTCGTCCAGTCACTATATTCTGCAACAAAAAAGGTGGTAAAGTAAGGCGGGAAATTTCAGAGCACCCTTCCAAACTCTTTTCATCCCATTCCATCCTACCTAAATCCACATTACATGATCTTTAAGGAAGGCACCAAGATTAATGTGTTCAGCAAAGGTGACCTTATGCTCCATTTTTCAAAGTTAAGAAGATCATTTTAGATACTGAATTTACTATGATGAGCTTGGTGGTAACCACAGTCCTGTTGGTCCCGCTGATCTTGGCTCCCCAGTTGCTTAGccttgctaatgttagctttatGCTCCTCAGTAGCTCAGGGCTGCTTTAATGTTAGCTGAAAGCTAACACtagagctaatgttagctttatCTGTCTAGATGTTGGCTAATGTTGGAAAGCCAATAGCTTAGCTTTGAGGTTTGAATATCTCTGTATCCTGTTAGCTTATCTTTTGTCCAGGTAAAGTAATAcatgagcaaaacaaacaggagatataacaaaagcagaaacagagctGACAAACCAATGAACTAAACAAACTGAAGAAATTAAACATGTGAGGACTATAATCGCcactaaatgaaaaatatgcCAAGGGGGACATGTGGTGGTGAATTACAGATATGACAAGGAAGCCAAACCAAACTGAGGTGGAGAGGAACAGTTGAAAGCTCTTACATTTGCTCTTTGGTTTACAGGCTGCAAGGAAaatcatgaaacaaacaaaagaaccaAAGTAAAGGACCTTTCCACTCTAATGAGTAAATAAGTCACTAAAGCAAAAGCAACAAACATTATAATGGACAAGGAGTCTAAAAATGAGTTATTTTATATCCTGCTAAGGatttaaataaagtataataTCAGTTTTATATACCATATCTGTCATACAAGTACTGTCAAAGAATCTattacaaaacttttttttctacatgagAATATAAAGACACTGTTCAttattcataaaatataaataaagtgtgtAGAACACATTTCAtaatattgtgattatttaGAATATGATCATTGTCTCCACTATAGGCTGATGTGACAAGGTTCTGCCTGAGGACACAGCCATGGGGAATTTGAACTGAGCTGCTCCAAACAGGGAAAACTAGTAAAAACTGAGAGGACTGGCTCAATATATCAGTCACATAACTTTTAGTTGTGTACTGTAAGGGATGGGTGTTGTTATGTTGAACTTTTCCGGTTTTATGCCTCACACTCTTCATGATGTAAACAGGAGCTGTAAACACATGGTGCCTCTCTGAAATCCCTCCTCTTCCTGGAATGGATCAGAACATGATAGCCCCTCCCACATCTCCCTGCTTTCCGAAACAGACAGTCCCATTCAGTCCAGATGTTTCCTGCTTCCCGCCTCTTTCGCAGATCTGCCCGTGTACAGATGGGTGTAATCAACATGATGCAAAGGGAAGCCCCATTCACTGCAGATCAGCAAATGAACATGAAGAAAGGGAACTAAGCTACAGTTTGGATCAGTTCACATTTCTTATCTTGTATGTGAAAGTGAAACTATTTTACATCCACTGTCTCTCTGAGTTGAAATGGCGCAGCAACAAAACCTGATGGATCGGAAGAAACTTTGCTGCTCGATATGTTTGGATCTACTGAAGGATCCAGTGACTATTCCCTGTGGACACAACTACTGTAAGAACTGTATTAACAGCCACTGGGACGAAGAGGATCAGAAAGAAATCCACAGCTGTCCTCAGTGCAGACAGACCTTCCGACCGAGACCTGTCCTGGTGAAAAACACCATGTTAGCAGATTTAGTGGAGGAACTGAAGAAGACTGGACTCCAAGCTGCTCCAGCTGATCACTGCTATGCCGGACCTGAAGATGTGGCCTGTGATTTCTGCACTGGGAGAAAGCTGAAAGCTCTCAggtcctgtctgcagtgtctgGTCTCTTACTGTGAGCAGCACCTCCAGCCTCACTATGAATCTCCTGCCTTTGAAAAACACAAGCTGGTCAACCCCTCAAGGAAGCTCCAGGAGAACATCTGTACTCGCCATGGTATAGCGATGAAGATTTTCTGCCGTTCTGATCAGCAGTGTATCTGTTATCTCTGCTCCATGGATGAACATAAAGACCACAACACAGTCTTGGCCTCAGCAGAGCGGTGTGAGAGGCAGGGGGAGCTTGTAATGAGTCGACAGAAGATCCAGCAGAGGATCCAGGACAGGgagaaagatgtgaaggtgcttcagcaggaggtggaggctaCCAATCGCTCTGCTGATAAAGCAGTGAAGAACACAGAGAAGATCTTCACTCAGCTGGTCCGTCTTCTGAAGAATAGAAGCtctgatgtgaagcagcagatcagatcccGGCAGAAATCAGAAGTCAGTCGGGCCAAAGAGcttcaggagaagctgcagaaggAGCTTGTtgagctgaggaggagagacactgagctGGAGCGGCTCTTACACACAGAGGACCACATTCAGTTTCTACATAATTACCCCTCATTGTCATGTCTCAATAAATCTACAAACGCAGCCAGCATCAACATCTGTCCACTGCGATACTTTGAGGATGTGATGGCAGCTGTGTCAGAGGTCAAATATAAACTACAGGACATTCTTAGTGATGTATGGACCAAAATCTCACTGACAGAGAATGAAGTGGATGTTTTACTGCCACCAGCAGAGCCCAAGGCCAGAGCTGAATTCTTAAGATATTCACAACAAATCACACTGGATCCAAACACGGCAAATACACGGCTGCTATTATCTGAGGGGAACAGAAAAGCAACAGTGATGAGTGACAAACAGACGTATTCTAGTCACCAAGACAGATTCACTGACATGTTTCAggtcctgagcagagagagcCTGAGTGGACGTCAttactgggaggtggagagaaGCAGATACGAAGTTTCGATAGCAGTCACATACAAGGACATCAGCAGAACAGGATATGAAAGTGGATTTGGAAATGATGATAAGTCGTGGGCTTTAGAGTGTTTTAACAACAGCTATGAATTCAGACATAACAGTATTATTACTTTTATCTCAGGCCCTCAGTCCTCCAGAGTAGGAGTGTACCTGGATCACAGAGCAGGtgttctgtccttctacagcgtCTCTGAAACCACgactctcctccacagagtccagaccacattcactcagcctctcCATCAGGGACTTGGCGTTTTTGGTTTCAATGGGGATGGATCTGCTGCTGAGCTCTGCAAGTTTGAGTAGACAGAAGTTTAAAGGCAGTGAGGGGCGTGGGTCAGAGATTCAACTTGCTTCATGATTCACTAattgttgatttgatttaattacagttattgctttttcttttactttgatttatgtCATTTATCATTAAATTCAGGAAATATGAACCACAACTGCATAACTATTGCCTAAACATAAAGCCATGCAAATGCATCTGTCAGCAGACATTACTATGGTTTTGGCTCATGAAGTACTTCAGGGGTTTTTGCATTGTTTGGATACTGCAGCTGTTCCTCTTTCTTTGGAAagaatattatgattttttttttttaataatcgTTAAAAAAAACGTATTATACTGGATTGATGAAAGTTCAGAGTTGCTTCTGTCACACTAATAAACTCTTTCCTACTACAAAGTATTGGTTTCAGGTATAAACTCGGAACTTGAAGGGCACTTTCAGCATAGCAAAGCCATAGTGCAATTATTGCACAGATCAAATGAACATTTGCACTTTCATTGTGGATTAAAGTAagatttaatgtgattttttaaatataaatctgaTTGGATTGTGTACAGTTATCACAATTAACAAATAAACTTAATATTGACAGTTTGGCCTCTTGATCATGATGTTCACTCTGGATTGCACTtcatacaaaacacagacaacttAAAGCAAACAGCTGCCTTAAAATCGTGAGTTTACGGTTTGTTGTACAGTTTTGATGAACTTGTACATTATTTGGgtactttcattttattcaacTTATACTCTTATATTCTTGACTGCATTCAGAGACAAACATGCTTTTAgaaacatttatctgacagctttagATTCTGCATAAAAAAGGAGTGTGATGCATTGTTTAATACCCAACAGTATTTGCAATCAatacaatattataattaaCTTTTGATATTTAAGTACAATTTGCCTTTTGAATGTATTGCCCTTTTATTAtagtataatttttttttactgatttatgtatttatttatttatcatatatgacaaataACCTATGTTATCAAGATGGTCTCAtgataaatgtgatgaaatgtaCGTAACATGGTAACACAGAAGGTTTGACgtgctcattttgtttttaaaaaaaatacgaCGTTCAAAAGGTAAGTGGAACCTTTGTTGATGTAGGAGACCGGAATGTTTTGGTGTAGCACTTGAGAACACGGAAGTGAAGCGCTGcgcctgtttgtgtttatgttttcgCCCTCGCCCGGATCGTCAATACAATCTGACTAAAACCATGGCCGTGAGCGCCGTCCACCTGGAGTCAGACGCCTTCCTCGTGTGCATGAATCACGCGCTGagcacagagaaagaagaggtgATGGGTTTGTGCATCGGAGAGGTGGAAATCAGCCGGATCGTCCACATCCACTCCGTCATCATCCTCCGCCGCTCGGACAAGAGGAAGGACCGGGTGGAGATCTCCCCGGAGCAGCTGTCAGCGGCCTCCACGGAGGCGGAGAGGCTGGCCGACATGACGGGCAGGCCTATGCGGGTGGTCGGCTGGTACCACTCCCACCCGCACATCACAGTGTGGCCCTCCCACGTCGACGTGCGGACCCAGGCCATGTACCAGATGCTGGATCAGTGCTTCGTGGGCCTCATCTTCTCCTGCTTCATCGAGGATAAGAACACCAAGACGGGCCGGGTGCTGTACACCTGCTTCCAGTCCGTGCAGGCGCAGAAGGGCTCCGAGTACGAGCGGGTGGAGATCCCGATCCACGTCGTGCCCCGCGAAGCCATCGGCAAGGTGTGCCTGGAGTCGGCCGTAGAGCTGCCGCGGATCCTCTGCCAGGAAGAGCAGGACACGTACCGCAAGATCCACAGCCTGGCGCACCTGGACCCGGTCACCAAGATCCACAACGGCTCTGTGTTCACCAAGAACCTGTGCAGCCAGATGTCTGCGGTGAGCGGGCCGCTGCTGCAGTGGCTGGAGGACCGGCTGGAGCAGAACAAGCAGAGCATcgtggagctgcagcaggagaaggagaagctgctgcaggagctggCTGCTCTGTGAGCCGGCAGGACAcggagggtggaggaggacagTCCAGAGACCGCTATCAGGTCTTTGTGTGTTGTTCGAGAGAGGGAAATGACCCACTGGTTTACTTGTTTTACCTTCGTTACTACTTTCTCACCTTATTGAACATCGATTCTTTTTTGGTACCTTACAAAAAGCCTTGACATGACAGGTATTTCCATgatcgattaatctgctgactgttttcttgattaattcatttattctttgATCTATGAGTGAAAAGTTTCCATCAGAAACTCCCGGAGCCCAGaacatgtcttgttttgtgtgGTGATGAGTCCAGAACTCAAAGATGTTCAGTGTACAAATGCTCTCAAACAGCTTTAAATCCTCACACCTGAGAGGCTGCAACCAGAACACTACTGGCAGTTTGGAAAATCATTTTCTCTTATTAATCCATAATCAAAATGGTTGCAGATTACTTTTTTAATTGACGATTCACTGTTACAATTTTGTCATCCTTACAGCTGGTAACTAATGTCTGGTCAGATGTGTCTTTGCTGTAGTTTGCTTAGTATTATCTTTTGATCAGATAGTTGCTGATTTAAATAATTACTTTGAAAACCTGTTTGTATCTTACTGTGGTAAAGTTCTTGTAACGCTCTTTTTGAGATGAGACAAAGAGGTTTCgttgaaagaaaaagatttgTCTAACTGAGGTATCAAAAGGTATTGGCATTTAATTAtagattaatctgccaatttcTTTTCTCAATTATCTGATTATTGCTTGgtctgtaaaatatataaaaaaatgctCTTCACAATATCCTAAAGCCCAGTGTGACCTCCGCATTAGCTGGTTGTGTCTGACaaacaatccaaaacccaaagacctTGTGATATTTAATGTTCTCTCACATGAGATGAAGAACAGCAGCAAGTCACCACAACTGGAAGCTAAAaactatgatgatgatgatgatgatgatgatgtttgacCTTATTGCTTTAGAAATAAATTCATCCTTTCATAACTTGTGCACACAATAATGAACAGTTTCACATCATGTCCAGCGCTTcttccaggctgctgctggtttcCATTGATTTCAGGTTTCAGACTGTGTCACTTACTCTTTTAATACTGCGTCTGTGCTTAGGGGGACAGCGCTGCAAATGATCAGGTAATATTGGATTTATAGAATTTATCTGATCAATTACACTACCTGGCCAAAAGTAAATGGTCACCACAGTCCACATTTGTTAGTGTGCTTTGACCTCGACCTGTTAGTTTCTACAAAGGGAAAGTTTGATGCCACATAGTGCAGTTATATATTAGACAATACTGCGCTCCCgacaaacacagcagtttgtgttgtgATCCTTTCCTGTTTCACCATGGCAGGTGGCCGTGTGCACAAAGCCTGGTTCATAAAGAGATAGCTTCCCTTTTTGCTGTAAAAGAActcctgacctcaaccccatccaGTAGCgttgggatgaactggaacatGAGACTTAAGAGCTAGACTTTATCACCCAGCTTCAGTGCACGACCTCGCTAATGCTCCTCTGGCTCACTGGGAGAAAATTCCTGCAGTCAGGTTCTAAAATCTTGTGGAAAGCCTGGAACCAGAGGAGTGGCTGTTATAGCAGCAGATGAATGGTCATGGGTTTAGGGTGACATGTTTAACTATCACGTATGGCTGTAATCTTTAGGTATCCAATTGTACCTTAATTAGTCAGGTATTCAATTCTTCCAAAAATAAGATGTTCTTACCTGGTTGTAGCTGGATGGAAAATGTTAACCATAGAAACAAATGGTAAATTAGAAGGAAATGATGGTGGAAAACATTAAGCAATTTATGGTAAATgggtaaaaacactcaaaactaGAGTTATCGCTCTCAGTCAGAGCTGACCGAGCCTGTTGATGGGCGAGTGACAAAGACAATGTGCCTTTAGACTAATGAAAGTGATTATTGTAGATACTGTAAAATGTATATGAAGGTCATGAGATGTAAAGTATGTGTGGGTGGTTGCATACCATCAATGCCATTTGACTTTTCTTCACCCGTTCACTGTTTATAcgctttgccttttttttgctctgtcttGTCTCATCACAGATTCAAACCCTGATGTGTGTTCTTCACTGAATGTGAgcatctgtaaaataaaacatattttgttacTACACTGGGACCCAAAGATACACAgacttcactgtcactgcacTTCAGTTCTGAAACAATGGGGTAATAAAACTTACTGTTCACTTTCAAATATTAGGTAATCGTTTCAGGTATTTAAAGTAAAGCAGAACTGATGAATATTAGCAGAGGACAGCTTTTCGAACAGGACTGACATGTACgctgtacatgtgtatgtggtTTCCAGTGGCACCAGCTGTGAGTAAGTTCAAACCGAGGCTTCGTTAGCGCTATAACTAAGGCGGAGTCTAACACACGGCTTAATCAGTACAGGCTGCACCTCACAAACTAGTCTTTATGTCGAGATTTGTTGTTACTAAATATCAACACACAGTGACTGTCAGGTGTTAATTATTATAGTAACTCCTACTAAAGTTAACTTGCTGACATAATCAGATCTGAAACTTGATTtacactggacaaaaaaaaacacaacataccTCATATTACAAAAGGCCATGCCAGTAACATTTGACTTAACGAGTCAATAATGTCAGTTAAGTTACAATAGTCAGACATTTCCCGCTGTATGACTTTGATTTACTCGGAGACACACATTTCTCCATGTATgcagacataaataaaacaaagtctaATAAATCTGTGCCTCTGAAGCTTGTGATGCTACAGTTTCTATCTGTGCACACAGCCGACTGCTCCTGCTGGATGAAGAATATTTGTTCCTCCAGTTCAGCTACTGAGACCCAGCATCCATTTCATGCTtggtgtctgaaatcactccaTTTACTTTACAGTGCACTACATTTGTGTCCATGATATAGTGTCCTCCAAAATTCTCCCTGCTGCAGTTCAGTGCATTATTTTGTTCTGGCTCCttcactgtttatttgtttggacTTCTTGGTCGTGTCTGAGTTTTACCACCAGGTGTCCCCCTTGGCTTAGTTTTCCCCTTGGTGTCAGGTATCTTCTTCATCTGTGTTGATTGGTGTTCTCATGTGTTTAGACCTGTTTCCCAGTTCTACCGTTTTTTCACCtctgttttttcaattttgtgtCTTGTTGTTGACCTGCAGTGTTTCTCTAGAGTcgttttaattcagtttaaaccattgtctgtttgttgtttgaagacctttgacctctattagttattattattcagcCTCCGGAACGTGGTTTCCTGCTCCAGCCTCCTCTGAAGCTTTTTGACTTGACTCACTTCAATTTTCTGTTGGGATCTGATCTTCACTCATCACCTGCCATACATCTGTGAAACTGGTAGTTAATAGACACGTTTCTTTAAAGGAAGCACTTCTTAGTGAGGCTAGAGCTATTCACAGTGAGTAGTAACTAAGTAAGAAACTACAGACAAATCTTTCACATGGGGCAAGATGGCAACACTGTCATTATGTGCAGCTAATAGGCACAGAAAGGGCTCTTCTCAGCACCTGTATAATTAAGTCATACTGGCTTCGCCTTTACCACATGGACCCCattatacagttttttttttttttttttaactttttccaCTGTCACCTTATCAGTGAATCCAGGACACGCTTCAGGCAGAATATTTGAATTTCCTTTATTTGCATGTACCAGCATCACAGCAGGCAATCTTATCTTAGATCTCAGCCGGGctgagggttagggttagggttatacATAGGAAAATCCAGCTTGAGCTGGTCACAAGCTCAATTGTCTGACTGGCTCCTGATTAGCCTATCTTTCCTTTTGTATTTCTTAGGAACACGTGTACCTTTTTAGCCCTCAAAAAAGTACACAGTCACTTTGATGTTCAATGATTGGCCCTAGGAAGGAAATATTGGTGTAGATTGTACCTTGATGGACAGAAATGAACTCCTACTGTACCCTTATTTCTGGCATTGTGTGTGGGGTCACTGTAGGCAAGCCCAAATGTAGGCTGCCCATTTATTATTCTAAACAGTTAAATACGGAAATGAGACGAGAAATGGAAATCTGTGAACCAAAATATTTTATCTAATGG
Proteins encoded in this window:
- the brcc3 gene encoding lys-63-specific deubiquitinase BRCC36 — encoded protein: MAVSAVHLESDAFLVCMNHALSTEKEEVMGLCIGEVEISRIVHIHSVIILRRSDKRKDRVEISPEQLSAASTEAERLADMTGRPMRVVGWYHSHPHITVWPSHVDVRTQAMYQMLDQCFVGLIFSCFIEDKNTKTGRVLYTCFQSVQAQKGSEYERVEIPIHVVPREAIGKVCLESAVELPRILCQEEQDTYRKIHSLAHLDPVTKIHNGSVFTKNLCSQMSAVSGPLLQWLEDRLEQNKQSIVELQQEKEKLLQELAAL
- the LOC130186542 gene encoding E3 ubiquitin/ISG15 ligase TRIM25-like; its protein translation is MAQQQNLMDRKKLCCSICLDLLKDPVTIPCGHNYCKNCINSHWDEEDQKEIHSCPQCRQTFRPRPVLVKNTMLADLVEELKKTGLQAAPADHCYAGPEDVACDFCTGRKLKALRSCLQCLVSYCEQHLQPHYESPAFEKHKLVNPSRKLQENICTRHGIAMKIFCRSDQQCICYLCSMDEHKDHNTVLASAERCERQGELVMSRQKIQQRIQDREKDVKVLQQEVEATNRSADKAVKNTEKIFTQLVRLLKNRSSDVKQQIRSRQKSEVSRAKELQEKLQKELVELRRRDTELERLLHTEDHIQFLHNYPSLSCLNKSTNAASINICPLRYFEDVMAAVSEVKYKLQDILSDVWTKISLTENEVDVLLPPAEPKARAEFLRYSQQITLDPNTANTRLLLSEGNRKATVMSDKQTYSSHQDRFTDMFQVLSRESLSGRHYWEVERSRYEVSIAVTYKDISRTGYESGFGNDDKSWALECFNNSYEFRHNSIITFISGPQSSRVGVYLDHRAGVLSFYSVSETTTLLHRVQTTFTQPLHQGLGVFGFNGDGSAAELCKFE